Below is a genomic region from Anaerolineae bacterium.
TGGCATCTGGTGGACCTGCGGGAGCCGTTCCGCCAACAGGTGGTGGAGTACCTGGTTGCGGAATACACCCGCGGCCGCACCCCGAACCCCTGCCTGATGTGCAACCAGCGCATGAAGTTCGGCCTGCTCCTGGAGGAAGCGCGCCGGCTCGGTGCCAGCCACCTGGCCACCGGCCACTACGTGCGCATCGCCTTCTATGACGGCCGCTGGCATCTTCTGCGCGGCAGGGACCGCCGCAAGGACCAATCCTATATGCTCTACATGCTGGGACAGGATGTGCTGGCACAGGTCTGCTTCCCATTGGGCGAGCTGACCAAGGCCGCGGTGCGCCGGCTGGCCGCCGAGCGCGGCCTGCCGGCGGCAACCCAGGAGGAGAGCCAGGAAATCTGCTTCCTGAAGGAGCGCGACTACCGTTCCTTCCTGCGCCGGCTGGCGCCGGAGCGGCTGGAACCGGGGCCGATATTCGATGTGCAGGGGCGGGAGATCGGCCGGCATAAGGGCCTGGCCGGCTATACCATCGGTCAGCGCAAAGGGCTGGGCATTGCCGCGCCGGAACCGCTGTACGTGCTGGATATTGATGTGGAGCGGAACGCCCTGATTGTGGGGCCGGCGAGCCAGTTGGGAGGCGAGGCCGCTGAGTTGGAAGGTGTCCGCTATGTCTCCGGCGAGACGCCGGCCGGCCCCTTCACCTGCACCGCCAAAATCCGCTATCAAGCGGAGGAGGTCGAGGCAACGGTCATTCCCACCGGCACGGATACCGCCGAAGTGCATTTCGCCCGTCCTTTGCGCGACATCACGCCGGGGCAGGGCGTGGTGTTTTATGCCGGCGAGGAAGTGCTGGGCGGCGGTATCCTGCGCTCCGCGCGCTTTCTCTTTCAGGCCAATCAGGGGAGATGAGGGCAATGTTTCAGATGCCGGCGTGGGTCTTATCCGTACTGTTGGGAACTATCTGCGCGGCGGTCTTCTTCCTCTGGCAGGGCCGCACCTGGCGTGAGCTGGCGGCCTATTGGGTGGCCGGCGTGCTGGGCTTTCTGGCCGGCCAGGCGGCCGGCGCGCTGTCCGGCTGGCGCGTGCTGTCCATCGGCCAGGTGGACCTGTTGTGGGGCATCGGATTGGCGCTGGCCGCGCTGGTCTTGGTGCGGGTGGCGCGGGTATAAGTGCAGGGCCGGCGGATGGCATAGAAAGTGAAAGGGAGCGGTGCAGGATCCCCGCACCGCTCCCTTTCGCGCAAAGGGGATGGGCTATCCTTTCACAGCCCCTTCAATCATGCCCTGGAGGAAGTAGCGGCGTAGGGTGACGAAGAGGGCAATCGCCGGCACCATGATGACCACGCAGGCGGCCGCCAGCAGTTCGTCCTGATTCCCCTCCAGCGCATGCTGGAAATCAAACAGGCCCACCGTGGCCGTCTTCATGATGGTCTTGGATATCAGGATCAATGGCGTGATGAAGTTGTTCCAGTTGTAGACGAAGTTGATCAGGAAGGTGGCGGTGAGGCCCGGCGCGGAAATCGGTACCACGATGCGCAAGAAGGTGTGGAAAGGCGTCGCCCCGTCAATAGCCGCGGCCTCCTCCAATTCTCGGGGAATGCTTTCGAAGTAGCCCTTCATG
It encodes:
- a CDS encoding carbohydrate ABC transporter permease translates to MKGYFESIPRELEEAAAIDGATPFHTFLRIVVPISAPGLTATFLINFVYNWNNFITPLILISKTIMKTATVGLFDFQHALEGNQDELLAAACVVIMVPAIALFVTLRRYFLQGMIEGAVKG
- the mnmA gene encoding tRNA 2-thiouridine(34) synthase MnmA, with amino-acid sequence MDNAWPPAGSVVAVAMSGGVDSSTAALLLLERGYRVFGITMRIWTEEDLLGALPAEPPAVQRARQAAEALGIPWHLVDLREPFRQQVVEYLVAEYTRGRTPNPCLMCNQRMKFGLLLEEARRLGASHLATGHYVRIAFYDGRWHLLRGRDRRKDQSYMLYMLGQDVLAQVCFPLGELTKAAVRRLAAERGLPAATQEESQEICFLKERDYRSFLRRLAPERLEPGPIFDVQGREIGRHKGLAGYTIGQRKGLGIAAPEPLYVLDIDVERNALIVGPASQLGGEAAELEGVRYVSGETPAGPFTCTAKIRYQAEEVEATVIPTGTDTAEVHFARPLRDITPGQGVVFYAGEEVLGGGILRSARFLFQANQGR